From Nitrosopumilus zosterae, the proteins below share one genomic window:
- a CDS encoding glycosyltransferase family 2 protein, with protein sequence MIEINKDKHTESHNPLVSIIILNYNAGNLLVDCINSIQKSTYTNFEIILVDNVSKDNSHIICKEKFPTIKLIENSENLGYCEGNNVGLRKANGEFMMVLNPDTIVDSQWLEELLNAYQTNGEGIYQPKFLAITDHSMLLSTGNMIQIFGFGFSRSKGNMDKKQFENIEKIDYVSGTCLFTSKKVLKKIGLFDPFLFAFHDDLELCWRAALIKINSFYVPKSIVYHPIEGTSFKWSPLKFKLMERNRKYCLLTLYDRKTLLKMIPGLFLVDIAVFFFYLKKGLVKMKISADVEILQNFKIINQKYSQNQKIKIISDKEIIQHLKNKVDVPNWIVDTKTNHFFNSFLNRISKITRMII encoded by the coding sequence ATGATTGAAATTAATAAAGATAAGCATACTGAAAGTCACAATCCATTAGTTAGTATAATTATTCTCAATTATAATGCAGGAAATTTACTTGTGGATTGTATAAATTCTATTCAAAAATCCACTTATACTAATTTTGAAATAATATTAGTTGATAATGTTTCAAAAGACAATAGTCATATTATTTGTAAAGAAAAATTTCCCACTATAAAATTAATAGAAAATTCTGAAAATTTAGGATATTGTGAAGGCAATAATGTAGGGTTAAGAAAAGCAAATGGAGAATTCATGATGGTTTTAAATCCAGATACTATTGTAGATTCCCAATGGTTAGAAGAATTGTTAAATGCTTATCAAACTAATGGTGAGGGAATTTATCAGCCAAAATTTTTAGCTATAACGGATCATTCTATGTTGTTAAGTACTGGAAATATGATACAAATTTTTGGTTTTGGATTTTCTCGCTCTAAGGGCAATATGGATAAAAAACAATTTGAAAATATAGAAAAAATTGATTATGTGTCTGGAACATGTCTTTTTACTTCAAAAAAGGTTCTGAAAAAAATTGGATTGTTTGATCCTTTTTTATTTGCATTTCATGATGATTTAGAATTATGCTGGCGCGCTGCATTAATCAAAATAAATTCTTTCTATGTTCCAAAATCAATTGTGTATCATCCCATTGAAGGAACTAGTTTCAAATGGAGTCCATTAAAATTCAAGTTAATGGAGAGAAATAGAAAGTATTGTCTACTTACACTATATGATCGTAAAACATTGCTCAAAATGATTCCTGGATTATTTTTAGTAGACATAGCTGTATTTTTTTTCTATTTAAAGAAAGGATTAGTGAAAATGAAAATTTCAGCAGATGTTGAAATTCTTCAAAATTTTAAAATTATTAACCAAAAGTATTCCCAAAATCAAAAAATAAAAATCATTTCAGATAAAGAAATAATTCAACATCTAAAAAACAAAGTAGATGTTCCTAATTGGATAGTAGATACTAAAACTAATCATTTTTTCAATAGTTTCCTCAATAGAATATCAAAAATCACAAGAATGATAATCTAA
- a CDS encoding glycosyltransferase family 2 protein yields the protein MKVIIGIPAFNEERNIGSIIAKLKQKYAQIIVCDDGSSDMTSVIASLMGVHVVKHDKNMGYGSAIKTIFNESKKIEGDVLVTFDADGQHQISEIDSMLKPIYDNKADIVIGSRFLGTTKGLPTYRKIGIKTITGLTNVMTGSKITDSQSGFRAYKKNVIDQIFPTESGMGISTEILIKASKKNMRITEIPITISYENNTHSQEPISHGTSVVMSTVKHVAIERPLLYYGVTGLCFLILGLIFGAWTMQIYSEERVVMTNIALIGIGGVILGTILLITATILYSIVNVVRENRQN from the coding sequence TTGAAAGTAATAATTGGAATTCCTGCATTTAATGAAGAAAGAAATATAGGATCAATTATTGCAAAATTAAAGCAAAAATATGCCCAAATTATTGTGTGTGATGATGGTTCATCAGATATGACATCTGTAATTGCATCATTAATGGGCGTTCATGTTGTAAAACATGACAAAAACATGGGATATGGCTCTGCAATAAAAACTATTTTTAATGAATCAAAAAAAATTGAAGGTGATGTTTTGGTAACTTTTGATGCAGATGGACAACATCAAATATCTGAAATTGACTCAATGTTAAAACCAATCTATGATAATAAAGCAGACATTGTAATAGGTTCAAGATTTCTTGGAACAACAAAAGGTTTACCAACATACAGAAAAATTGGCATTAAAACAATCACTGGACTTACTAACGTGATGACGGGTTCTAAGATAACTGATTCACAAAGTGGTTTCAGAGCATATAAAAAAAATGTGATTGATCAAATTTTTCCCACTGAATCAGGCATGGGAATTTCTACAGAAATTCTCATTAAAGCTTCAAAAAAGAATATGAGGATAACTGAAATTCCTATTACTATTTCTTATGAAAATAATACTCATTCTCAAGAACCAATATCTCATGGAACTTCAGTTGTTATGAGTACAGTAAAACATGTAGCCATTGAACGACCTCTTTTGTATTATGGAGTGACAGGATTATGTTTTCTTATTTTGGGATTAATTTTTGGAGCTTGGACTATGCAAATCTATTCTGAAGAACGAGTAGTGATGACAAATATTGCTCTTATTGGTATTGGAGGGGTGATCTTAGGCACAATTTTATTAATTACAGCTACAATTCTTTATTCCATAGTAAATGTTGTTAGGGAAAACAGACAAAATTAA
- a CDS encoding class I SAM-dependent methyltransferase → MTKDDTITQKVENMYKKYPYPSPSTDAAQTNELLNLLRIFEMESKIKLEEKNILDAGSGSGHRITNVAQFFKKCNFLGIDISEKSLEIANELKNKKNTKNIQFQKHNIMTGVENLGKFDIVLCMGVLHHLSNPSKGLQMLTKTLKDDGIIFLYLYGKLGGHKRMLNKEMISILLGKEKSNYDLGIELVRDLELNKFDYGWNLNFKNKKEEDTLIVDSLLHTNEFLYDFNDIDKLFKKTNLYGYSIFGITESTQGLLFDSSIKTEKKLSIPQTNVSQKLKSNLSLSFYESLNLKEKFRIIDLLYEPNGYTLVGFTKYAYDKLSNDRIKRNFIVIN, encoded by the coding sequence ATGACTAAAGATGATACAATTACCCAAAAAGTTGAGAATATGTACAAAAAATATCCCTATCCATCTCCCTCAACTGATGCTGCTCAAACAAATGAATTATTGAATCTCTTACGAATATTTGAAATGGAAAGTAAAATAAAGTTAGAAGAAAAAAATATTTTAGATGCTGGTTCTGGCAGTGGACATCGAATTACAAATGTTGCACAATTTTTTAAGAAATGCAATTTTCTTGGAATAGACATTTCTGAAAAATCATTAGAAATAGCAAATGAATTAAAAAATAAAAAAAACACAAAAAATATTCAATTTCAAAAACACAATATCATGACTGGTGTTGAGAATCTTGGAAAATTTGATATTGTTTTGTGCATGGGAGTATTACACCATCTTTCAAACCCAAGTAAGGGGTTGCAAATGTTAACTAAAACATTGAAAGACGATGGTATAATTTTTCTTTATTTGTATGGAAAATTAGGTGGTCATAAAAGAATGCTGAACAAAGAGATGATTTCTATTTTATTAGGTAAAGAAAAATCCAATTATGATTTAGGAATTGAATTAGTTAGAGATCTTGAATTAAATAAATTTGATTATGGTTGGAATCTAAATTTTAAAAATAAAAAAGAAGAAGATACTTTGATCGTTGATTCACTTTTGCATACAAATGAATTTCTTTATGACTTCAATGATATAGACAAATTATTTAAAAAAACCAATCTTTATGGATACTCTATTTTTGGAATCACCGAAAGTACTCAGGGTTTACTTTTTGATTCTAGTATAAAAACTGAAAAAAAATTATCTATTCCGCAAACTAACGTATCGCAAAAATTAAAATCTAATCTTTCATTATCCTTTTATGAATCATTAAACTTGAAAGAAAAATTCCGAATTATAGATTTGCTTTATGAGCCTAATGGATATACTCTTGTTGGTTTTACAAAGTATGCATATGATAAATTATCTAATGATAGAATTAAAAGAAATTTTATCGTAATTAACTAA
- the rfbC gene encoding dTDP-4-dehydrorhamnose 3,5-epimerase, which translates to MGFTFKRLSIPEVILVEPKLYSDSRGFFYESFKESDFFSNEITKFVQDNVSHSINGVIRGLHYQINPKPQAKLVSVFNGKIFDVAVDIRKKSPTYGRWVAEILSDENHRSLYVPEGFAHGFCVMSKEADVFYKVSNEHSPENERGIIWNDPTLNIPWSVKKPIISDKDSKLPLLEETENNFIY; encoded by the coding sequence GTGGGTTTTACTTTTAAAAGATTATCAATTCCAGAAGTTATTCTAGTTGAACCAAAATTATATTCAGACAGCAGAGGTTTTTTCTATGAAAGTTTTAAAGAATCAGATTTTTTTTCAAATGAAATAACAAAATTTGTACAAGATAATGTCTCACATTCAATTAATGGAGTAATCAGAGGTTTGCATTATCAAATAAATCCAAAACCTCAAGCAAAATTAGTAAGTGTATTTAATGGAAAAATTTTTGATGTTGCAGTAGATATCAGAAAAAAATCTCCAACATATGGAAGATGGGTAGCTGAAATTCTTTCAGACGAGAATCACAGATCATTATATGTTCCAGAAGGATTTGCTCATGGATTTTGTGTTATGAGTAAAGAAGCAGATGTGTTTTATAAGGTAAGCAATGAACATTCACCAGAAAACGAACGTGGAATAATTTGGAATGATCCAACATTAAACATTCCATGGTCAGTAAAAAAACCAATTATTTCAGATAAAGACAGCAAGTTACCATTACTAGAAGAAACCGAAAATAATTTTATTTACTAA
- a CDS encoding acyltransferase, whose product MINSKNFRDNEQELMDYYGYVGFGGRIKIRIKFLKSWIFHSLAYSSPLPSWSIKFQRMRGVKIGENCHISPYVLIDLLHPELIKIEDNVTISSNSMIFAHVNPSANDFLKKHGYPRTIKSVIVKKGAVISVGCIIIAGVTIGENAIVGAGSVVTQDVPDYCVVVGNPARVVKKIDH is encoded by the coding sequence ATGATTAATTCCAAGAATTTTAGAGATAATGAACAAGAATTAATGGATTATTACGGATATGTAGGATTTGGGGGAAGGATAAAAATTCGAATAAAATTTCTAAAGAGTTGGATTTTTCATTCTTTGGCTTATTCATCACCTTTACCCTCATGGTCAATTAAATTTCAAAGGATGCGAGGAGTGAAGATCGGAGAAAATTGCCATATTTCTCCATATGTCTTAATAGATCTATTACATCCAGAGTTAATCAAAATTGAAGATAATGTAACAATTAGTTCTAATTCAATGATATTTGCTCATGTAAATCCCTCAGCAAATGATTTTTTAAAAAAACATGGTTATCCCAGAACAATCAAATCTGTGATTGTTAAAAAAGGTGCAGTAATCAGTGTTGGATGTATAATAATTGCAGGAGTAACAATAGGAGAAAACGCAATAGTTGGTGCTGGGAGTGTTGTAACTCAGGATGTGCCAGATTATTGTGTCGTGGTAGGAAATCCAGCAAGAGTAGTAAAAAAAATTGATCATTAA
- the nadE gene encoding NAD(+) synthase, protein MELNEEFLKIKDLEKTTDKICEFIKDEISNKFQKKGAIVGLSGGVDSAVTMALCAKSLGYEQILGLIMPEKESSSSSQLLAKEVAKKFNVETKIIDITQILESFGVYDIKEQIVKEKFPKFNIECKYRVIVPPKSKNIVGIPFLEILDENNERHKLKISSSDFLTLTAATSIKHRVRMTMLYFHAEKNNFSVVGTTNKSEYQQGYFVKYGDGGSDIEPLVNLYKSQIYQLGEFLKVPNQILSKEASPDVWSFSTTDEEFFYSVPYQIVDLILYARENKLSIKDIQKISDLSKEDIESLVKIQNIKQVKSQHMREIPHSWMPDFT, encoded by the coding sequence ATGGAGTTAAATGAGGAATTTCTTAAAATCAAAGATTTAGAAAAAACAACAGATAAAATTTGTGAATTTATCAAAGATGAAATTTCTAATAAATTTCAGAAAAAAGGTGCAATTGTAGGTCTAAGTGGAGGAGTTGATTCTGCTGTCACTATGGCACTTTGTGCTAAATCTTTAGGTTATGAACAAATTTTAGGTTTAATCATGCCAGAAAAAGAATCAAGTTCTTCTAGTCAATTACTTGCAAAAGAAGTTGCTAAAAAATTTAATGTTGAAACAAAAATAATAGACATTACTCAAATTTTAGAATCTTTTGGAGTTTATGATATCAAAGAGCAAATTGTAAAGGAGAAATTTCCAAAATTTAATATTGAATGTAAATATAGAGTAATTGTTCCTCCTAAATCAAAAAATATTGTTGGAATTCCGTTCTTGGAAATACTTGATGAAAACAATGAACGTCATAAATTAAAAATATCTTCTTCAGATTTTCTTACACTAACTGCTGCTACGTCAATTAAGCATAGAGTACGAATGACAATGTTATATTTTCATGCAGAAAAAAATAATTTCTCTGTAGTAGGAACCACAAATAAATCTGAATATCAACAAGGCTATTTTGTAAAATATGGTGATGGGGGTTCCGATATTGAACCTTTAGTAAATCTCTATAAATCTCAAATTTATCAATTAGGAGAGTTTTTAAAAGTTCCCAATCAAATATTGTCTAAGGAAGCATCACCAGATGTTTGGAGTTTTTCAACCACTGATGAAGAGTTTTTTTACAGTGTTCCATATCAGATAGTTGATTTAATTTTATATGCACGAGAAAATAAGTTGTCTATAAAAGATATTCAGAAAATTTCGGATTTGTCCAAAGAGGATATTGAAAGTTTAGTTAAAATTCAAAACATAAAGCAAGTAAAAAGTCAACATATGAGAGAAATTCCTCATAGTTGGATGCCTGACTTTACTTAA
- a CDS encoding class I adenylate-forming enzyme family protein, with the protein MNIINFLKKNVEKYPTKIAIIDEDASITFQKLYEEVQKFSTSISFLNEKDVISLISDNSISFVISYLGIINAGKLVHLIPPEIFESNLSTQLEASNSGAIICSKLNKKSFLENQSIKIPIYGIEEVLSNQEKISDIKKNNDLAYLIYTSGTTSDPKGVAVSHKMIDFTTKNIVKVLGYSDSDIDLLPLPLHHSFGLGCVHTSLYTGSTLVLLKNASNLEFMFETLKKFKVTTFAAIPATLTKILKFDRNLLESYFSNIRLIITNSTSIPKNTVQNFKHILVNGNLATYYGLTEASRSSFMIFDEKNDRDESVGKAAPKVEIKIVNDEKNESNLGEIWIKGDNVIKNYWRNYEADKNLIDGWLRTGDIGYFDEEKYLFLKGRNDDIINIGGEKVSPLEIEESVKEILGVDDVAAFGIMHEIFGQTIKINVVKAKDSDLSKSQILSHCIKNLEKYKIPSKIDFVERIPKTDYGKVKRFMLK; encoded by the coding sequence ATGAATATTATTAATTTTCTCAAAAAAAATGTAGAAAAATACCCTACAAAAATTGCTATAATTGATGAGGATGCAAGTATAACTTTTCAGAAACTTTATGAAGAAGTTCAAAAATTTTCAACATCCATTTCATTTTTAAATGAAAAAGACGTTATTAGTCTTATTTCAGATAATTCAATTTCATTTGTTATTTCATATTTAGGAATAATTAATGCAGGAAAGTTAGTTCATCTAATTCCACCTGAAATTTTTGAGAGTAATCTATCTACTCAATTAGAAGCATCCAATTCAGGAGCCATTATTTGTTCCAAATTAAATAAAAAGAGTTTTTTAGAAAATCAATCAATAAAAATTCCAATTTATGGAATAGAGGAAGTTCTATCAAACCAAGAAAAAATTTCAGATATCAAAAAAAATAATGACTTGGCATATCTGATTTACACTTCTGGAACAACATCAGATCCAAAAGGTGTTGCAGTATCTCATAAAATGATAGATTTTACTACCAAAAATATTGTAAAGGTTTTAGGATATTCGGATTCAGATATTGATCTTTTGCCCTTACCACTTCATCATTCTTTTGGATTAGGATGTGTTCATACTTCATTATATACAGGATCAACACTTGTTTTATTAAAAAATGCAAGTAATTTAGAATTTATGTTTGAGACATTAAAAAAATTTAAAGTAACAACATTTGCAGCCATTCCAGCAACTTTAACAAAAATATTAAAATTTGATAGAAATCTATTGGAGAGTTATTTTTCAAATATTCGATTAATAATTACCAATAGTACATCAATTCCTAAAAACACTGTACAAAATTTTAAACATATTTTAGTAAATGGAAATTTAGCAACATATTATGGATTAACTGAAGCATCACGTTCTTCTTTTATGATATTTGATGAAAAAAATGATAGGGATGAGTCTGTAGGAAAAGCTGCACCTAAAGTAGAGATAAAGATTGTTAATGATGAAAAAAATGAATCAAACTTGGGTGAAATTTGGATTAAAGGCGATAATGTGATTAAAAACTATTGGAGAAATTATGAAGCTGATAAAAATTTGATTGATGGATGGTTACGAACAGGAGACATTGGGTATTTTGATGAAGAGAAATATCTTTTTCTAAAAGGACGTAATGATGATATAATTAACATTGGGGGGGAGAAAGTTTCACCACTAGAAATTGAAGAAAGCGTAAAAGAAATTTTAGGGGTAGATGACGTTGCGGCATTTGGTATAATGCATGAAATTTTTGGTCAAACAATTAAGATTAATGTAGTTAAGGCAAAAGATTCCGATTTGAGCAAGTCTCAAATTTTGAGTCACTGCATAAAAAATCTTGAAAAATATAAAATCCCATCAAAAATTGATTTTGTTGAGAGAATTCCTAAAACAGACTACGGAAAAGTTAAACGTTTTATGCTAAAATAA
- a CDS encoding holo-ACP synthase: MLENIGIGIDIIEIERFKEKPYQDNEIFYKKIFHLSEIDYCLNNKNSSQSFAVKFAIKESVIKSINKKIDFLDIITDHLDSKPIVSLSKDPSYNFLVSVSHEKQNAIAVVISKKNSLNC; this comes from the coding sequence ATGCTTGAAAATATTGGAATTGGTATAGATATAATAGAAATTGAACGATTTAAAGAAAAACCATATCAAGACAATGAAATTTTTTATAAAAAAATTTTCCATTTATCTGAAATTGACTATTGTTTAAATAATAAAAATTCATCCCAATCATTTGCTGTAAAATTTGCTATCAAGGAATCTGTGATAAAATCAATAAACAAAAAAATAGATTTTCTAGATATTATCACTGATCATTTAGATTCTAAACCTATAGTTTCTTTATCAAAAGATCCTTCTTACAATTTTCTTGTTTCTGTAAGCCATGAAAAACAAAATGCCATAGCAGTTGTTATATCCAAAAAAAATTCTTTGAATTGTTAG
- the rfbD gene encoding dTDP-4-dehydrorhamnose reductase, with product MTGSTGLVGRQVVRDLVRKNYEVYACYNRIKPEFGIPVNLDLSKTDKIISVLHSINPNIIIHLAAITDLEKCEIQREQAVLINTDSTRILARESTKLGAFFIYVSTDYVFDGTEGYRKEDDITNPLNIYGKSKLDGEIAIRDSTSKYAIIRTSTPFGLHSTKKSFPLWIKENLEGGKETSVLIDQFTSPTYVPNLSKMIIEVTLKQIIGIIHLAGATRISRYEFAIMIAEKLDLDKSLLKPIKIQDMNWKATRPKDSSLDISKAKKILMNKPEEIEYALENFIYEIKNLKN from the coding sequence GTGACTGGATCAACTGGGCTTGTTGGAAGACAAGTAGTAAGGGATCTTGTTAGGAAAAATTATGAAGTCTATGCTTGTTATAATAGAATAAAACCAGAATTTGGCATTCCTGTAAATCTAGATCTTTCAAAAACAGACAAAATAATCAGTGTTTTACACAGCATAAATCCAAATATAATAATTCATCTTGCAGCTATCACAGATTTAGAAAAATGTGAAATTCAAAGAGAACAAGCAGTTTTAATCAACACGGATTCAACTAGAATTCTGGCTAGAGAGTCAACAAAACTAGGTGCATTTTTTATTTATGTTTCAACAGATTATGTTTTTGATGGGACAGAAGGATATAGAAAAGAAGACGATATAACTAATCCACTAAATATTTATGGAAAATCAAAATTGGATGGCGAAATTGCTATAAGGGATTCAACATCAAAATATGCTATAATTAGAACTAGTACACCATTTGGATTACATTCAACAAAAAAAAGTTTTCCTTTATGGATTAAGGAGAATCTTGAAGGGGGAAAAGAAACATCTGTGTTAATTGATCAATTCACATCACCAACATATGTACCAAATCTTTCAAAAATGATCATAGAAGTAACACTAAAACAGATTATTGGTATCATTCATTTAGCTGGAGCTACAAGAATTTCTAGATATGAATTTGCCATAATGATTGCAGAAAAGCTTGATCTTGATAAATCATTACTAAAACCAATAAAAATTCAAGACATGAATTGGAAAGCTACAAGACCAAAAGACTCATCTCTAGATATTTCAAAAGCTAAAAAAATTTTGATGAACAAACCTGAAGAAATTGAATATGCCTTAGAAAATTTTATTTATGAAATAAAAAATCTTAAAAATTAA
- the rfbB gene encoding dTDP-glucose 4,6-dehydratase — protein MKILVCGGAGFIGSAFIRNHFNNHPKDEIINLDSLTIGSNLLNLKQIGQNQNYQFFKEDIKNQEIVNKLANDVDVIVNFAAESHVDRSIANPKPFIETNILGTYSLLEATKKYNKLFIHVSTDEVYGDAEDLDSFTEKSLIKPSNPYSATKASADHLVAAYHRTYNIKCITTRCTNNFGPFQFPEKLIPKTIIRAKKNLKVPLYGDGNQIRSWIYVYDHVQAIDDLILRGVHGQEYNITAWNEISNKIIVEKILKFLGKSDDLIEHVKDRPGHDRRYSIDAAKIQNEIGWKPKHEFEQALNETVEWYEQNQEWWEPLVDDNSLHSQPWTLTCK, from the coding sequence ATGAAAATTTTAGTTTGTGGAGGAGCAGGATTTATTGGGAGTGCATTTATTAGAAATCATTTTAACAATCACCCAAAAGATGAAATAATAAATTTAGATTCACTTACAATAGGTTCGAATTTACTAAATCTGAAACAAATTGGACAAAATCAAAATTACCAATTTTTTAAAGAAGATATAAAAAATCAAGAAATTGTAAATAAATTAGCAAACGATGTAGATGTCATAGTTAATTTTGCAGCTGAATCTCATGTAGATAGAAGCATTGCAAATCCAAAACCATTCATAGAAACAAATATTCTTGGAACATATTCTTTATTAGAAGCTACAAAAAAATACAACAAATTATTCATTCATGTTTCAACTGATGAAGTTTATGGGGATGCAGAAGATTTAGATTCATTTACTGAGAAATCTTTGATTAAGCCTAGTAATCCTTATTCAGCTACAAAAGCATCTGCAGATCATTTAGTTGCCGCATATCATAGAACATATAACATAAAATGCATTACTACACGATGTACCAATAATTTTGGTCCTTTCCAATTCCCAGAAAAATTGATTCCTAAAACAATTATTAGAGCTAAAAAGAATCTGAAGGTTCCATTGTATGGAGACGGAAACCAAATTAGAAGTTGGATCTATGTATATGATCATGTACAAGCAATTGACGATCTAATTTTAAGAGGTGTTCATGGTCAGGAATATAATATTACTGCATGGAATGAAATTTCAAACAAAATAATCGTAGAAAAAATTCTAAAATTTCTTGGAAAATCGGATGATTTGATTGAACATGTTAAAGATAGACCAGGTCATGATAGAAGATATTCGATAGATGCCGCAAAAATTCAAAATGAAATTGGATGGAAACCAAAACATGAATTTGAGCAGGCTCTTAATGAAACAGTTGAATGGTATGAACAAAATCAGGAATGGTGGGAGCCATTAGTTGATGATAATTCTTTACATTCACAACCATGGACTCTTACCTGTAAATGA